From a single Nostoc sp. MS1 genomic region:
- a CDS encoding aminotransferase class IV, giving the protein MFWYNGKLIDSQTIELDIYDPGLLYGATVFTTLRVYGGSLDSSLTNWQAHCDRLYTSVNYFAWEQPDWNRVREGAEQLLTHFPVLRITLFPDGREWIIGRYLPQNLLELQKHGVACTLATAELYRSLPAHKTGNYLSAWIAKTNATILNSQEAIFVNTAGNWLETTTGNLWGWQNGRWWTPPLTAGILPGIGRSQLIDWLQTQQQLVVEEAWTSELVKDFEAIAYTNSVVEVMPIHTVHQLTESLQYDPYHPKLHKLRELFLA; this is encoded by the coding sequence ATGTTCTGGTATAACGGTAAATTAATTGATTCGCAAACTATAGAGTTAGATATTTATGATCCAGGGTTGTTGTATGGCGCTACGGTATTTACAACGCTGCGAGTGTATGGTGGTTCGCTCGATAGTAGTTTAACTAATTGGCAGGCTCATTGCGATCGCCTCTACACCTCTGTAAACTATTTCGCCTGGGAACAACCAGACTGGAACCGGGTGCGTGAAGGTGCAGAACAACTCCTCACCCATTTCCCTGTCCTGAGAATCACCTTGTTTCCTGATGGGAGAGAATGGATTATAGGTAGATATCTACCCCAAAATTTATTAGAACTGCAAAAGCACGGCGTAGCTTGCACCCTAGCCACAGCAGAACTATACCGGAGTTTACCTGCTCATAAAACTGGGAACTACCTGAGTGCTTGGATAGCTAAGACTAACGCCACAATACTTAATTCCCAAGAAGCAATTTTCGTAAATACTGCCGGAAATTGGCTTGAAACCACCACAGGCAACCTTTGGGGATGGCAGAATGGGAGATGGTGGACTCCACCGTTAACGGCTGGTATCTTACCAGGAATTGGGCGATCGCAGTTAATAGACTGGCTGCAAACCCAGCAACAGTTGGTAGTAGAGGAGGCTTGGACATCTGAATTAGTCAAAGACTTTGAAGCGATCGCCTACACTAATAGTGTGGTGGAAGTTATGCCCATACATACCGTTCATCAGCTAACAGAATCGTTACAATATGATCCCTACCATCCAAAGTTACACAAACTTAGAGAACTATTCTTAGCATGA
- a CDS encoding transaldolase yields the protein MTKNLLEQLREMTVVVADTGDIQAIEKFTPRDATTNPSLITAAAKMPEYQEIVDQTLLQAKKDAGAGATKGQIVSLAFDRLAVSFGLKILQIIPGRVSTEVDARLSYDTEATITKARELIAQYKAAGIGPERVLIKIASTWEGIKAAEVLEKEGIHCNLTLLFGLHQAIACAEAGITLISPFVGRILDWYKKETGRDSYPSAEDPGVLSVTKIYNYYKKFGYKTEVMGASFRNIGEITELAGSDLLTISPALLGELQATVGELPRKLDPAKAAKSDIEKISIDKATFDKMHAADRMAYDKLDEGIKGFTKALEELETLLAERLARLEVVASH from the coding sequence ATGACTAAAAACTTACTAGAACAATTGCGAGAAATGACCGTTGTAGTTGCTGATACAGGTGATATTCAAGCAATTGAAAAGTTTACACCCCGCGACGCAACCACCAATCCTTCTCTGATTACCGCAGCCGCGAAAATGCCAGAGTATCAGGAAATTGTGGATCAAACCTTACTGCAAGCCAAAAAAGATGCAGGTGCAGGCGCAACTAAAGGTCAAATTGTTTCCTTGGCTTTTGACCGTTTGGCAGTATCTTTCGGTTTAAAGATTTTACAAATTATTCCTGGTCGCGTTTCTACAGAAGTAGATGCCCGTTTATCCTACGATACAGAAGCTACTATTACCAAAGCAAGGGAATTAATCGCTCAATATAAAGCGGCTGGTATCGGCCCAGAACGTGTTTTGATTAAAATTGCTTCTACTTGGGAAGGTATCAAAGCTGCGGAAGTTCTGGAAAAAGAAGGTATTCATTGTAACTTAACATTGCTGTTTGGTCTGCATCAGGCGATCGCGTGTGCTGAAGCTGGTATCACCTTAATTTCCCCCTTCGTTGGTCGGATTCTTGACTGGTACAAGAAAGAAACTGGACGGGACAGCTACCCCTCAGCAGAAGACCCAGGTGTATTATCTGTTACCAAAATCTATAACTACTATAAGAAGTTTGGTTACAAAACCGAAGTTATGGGTGCTAGTTTCCGTAACATTGGGGAAATTACTGAATTGGCTGGTAGCGATTTATTAACAATTTCTCCAGCTTTGTTGGGTGAATTGCAAGCTACGGTTGGTGAACTACCTCGCAAACTAGATCCCGCTAAAGCTGCTAAGTCTGACATTGAAAAGATTTCCATTGATAAAGCTACGTTTGACAAGATGCACGCTGCTGACCGCATGGCGTATGACAAATTAGACGAAGGTATCAAAGGCTTTACTAAAGCTTTGGAAGAGTTGGAAACACTTTTAGCAGAAAGATTAGCGCGTTTGGAAGTTGTAGCAAGTCATTAA
- a CDS encoding acetate kinase, whose amino-acid sequence MKVLILNAGSSSQKSCLYEIPDDALLSEAPPPLWEGKVNWTQDRSVAEIEVKTAKGATLHESIYGDSRQAHVTYMLYTLSRGATKVIGQLSEIDVVGHRVVHGGQNYRNSVIINEEVKQAIAKLSNLAPAHNPAALEGIQAIEKSLGDVPQVAVFDTGFHATLPDAAAIYPGPYEWVEQGIRRYGFHGISHQYCSARAAQILGKDLASLRIITCHLGNGCSLAAIKNGRSIDTTMGFTPLDGLMMGSRSGSIDPGIIIHLMRQSEYSAERLDYVLNKASGLRGISGVSSDLPQVIEAIAQGNYRAQLAWDIYVHRLRSGIGSMLASLGGLDVLVFTAGAGEKSAGIRQAACEAFGFLGLKLDPEKNQNKPVDVDIATADSTVRVLVIHTQEDWAIAQQCWHLLKR is encoded by the coding sequence ATGAAAGTACTAATATTAAATGCGGGTTCTAGCAGTCAAAAAAGTTGTTTGTATGAAATTCCTGATGATGCACTTTTGAGTGAAGCACCGCCGCCGCTTTGGGAGGGAAAAGTTAATTGGACTCAAGATAGGAGTGTGGCGGAAATTGAGGTGAAAACAGCCAAGGGTGCAACGCTGCATGAATCGATTTATGGCGACTCTCGTCAAGCTCATGTCACCTATATGCTGTATACTCTCAGCCGTGGCGCGACGAAAGTTATCGGTCAATTATCAGAAATTGATGTGGTAGGACATCGAGTGGTACATGGGGGGCAAAATTACCGTAATAGTGTAATTATCAACGAGGAAGTAAAACAAGCGATCGCTAAGTTATCCAACCTCGCTCCAGCCCATAACCCCGCCGCGTTGGAAGGAATACAAGCAATTGAAAAAAGCTTAGGCGATGTCCCCCAAGTTGCAGTATTTGATACTGGCTTCCACGCCACATTACCCGACGCAGCCGCCATCTATCCCGGCCCCTATGAATGGGTAGAACAAGGTATTCGCCGTTATGGATTTCATGGTATCAGCCATCAATACTGTTCTGCTCGTGCAGCCCAAATTCTAGGTAAAGATTTGGCATCTCTGCGGATAATTACCTGTCACCTCGGCAATGGCTGTTCTTTAGCTGCAATAAAAAATGGTCGCAGTATTGATACTACAATGGGCTTCACGCCCCTAGATGGGTTGATGATGGGTAGCCGTTCCGGTTCCATTGACCCAGGTATCATCATTCATTTAATGCGACAATCGGAATATTCTGCCGAAAGATTAGACTATGTTTTAAACAAAGCTTCTGGTTTGCGCGGAATTTCTGGCGTATCTAGTGACTTACCCCAGGTAATAGAAGCGATCGCCCAAGGTAACTACCGCGCTCAATTAGCATGGGATATATATGTCCACCGCCTGCGTTCTGGTATCGGTTCCATGCTGGCGAGTTTGGGTGGTTTGGATGTGTTGGTGTTCACAGCCGGCGCAGGGGAAAAGTCCGCAGGTATCCGCCAAGCTGCTTGCGAAGCCTTCGGATTTTTAGGGCTAAAACTTGACCCTGAGAAGAATCAAAATAAACCAGTTGATGTAGATATCGCCACTGCTGATTCTACAGTACGGGTGTTAGTTATTCATACTCAAGAAGATTGGGCGATCGCACAACAATGTTGGCATCTATTAAAACGATAA
- the pyk gene encoding pyruvate kinase produces MRRTKIICTVGPATSAPERLEALAEAGMNVARLNFSHGAYDFHAQTAKYIRQISADKQKPIAIMQDLCGPKIRLGTLPPEGLMVEAGKEVTFVLQEKGSSLDELPLPLPTLFAMVRPGEPILINDGRVKLIVTDRDADHIRAIAKIGGVVSTRKGVNLPATRLPVSSITEKDLQDLRFGIQLGVDWVAVSFVRSPYDLEPAQRMIEAAGKTIKVIAKIERPEAVEQIDSIIEVADAIMIARGDLGVEMPIHEVPLIQKDIIRRCNRAGKPVITATQMLESMISAPDPTRAEATDVANSILDGTDAVMLSGETAVGEYPIAAVQIMHDIAMTTEKSLQEGSKNCWTHEAGGLSVTESVAEAVCRIAYETGAKAILCNTSSGSTAKLVSKYRPSTPIFALTPDETAYHQLALSWGVEPLLIPPVYNAEEMITNVVNTAVRTGLVHEGDKVVITSGVPIGKSGTTSLIKVHSIGQPIAA; encoded by the coding sequence ATGCGTCGAACTAAAATCATTTGTACTGTAGGCCCGGCTACATCTGCACCAGAACGGTTGGAAGCGTTAGCGGAAGCTGGGATGAATGTAGCACGGCTGAATTTTTCTCATGGGGCTTATGATTTTCACGCCCAAACTGCCAAGTATATAAGGCAAATCAGCGCTGACAAACAAAAGCCGATCGCAATTATGCAGGACTTGTGCGGCCCGAAGATTCGCTTGGGAACTTTACCGCCGGAAGGGTTGATGGTAGAGGCTGGTAAGGAAGTAACTTTTGTCCTACAAGAAAAGGGTAGTAGTCTGGATGAATTGCCTTTACCTTTGCCGACTTTATTTGCAATGGTGCGTCCTGGGGAACCTATTTTAATTAATGATGGCCGTGTCAAGTTGATTGTCACCGATCGCGATGCCGATCATATTCGGGCTATAGCCAAAATTGGTGGTGTAGTTTCTACTCGCAAAGGGGTTAACCTCCCAGCCACTCGTTTACCCGTTAGTTCCATCACTGAAAAAGACTTGCAGGACTTGCGTTTTGGGATTCAGTTGGGTGTGGACTGGGTGGCGGTTTCCTTTGTGCGATCGCCATACGACCTCGAACCAGCCCAACGCATGATCGAAGCGGCTGGGAAAACAATTAAGGTGATTGCCAAAATTGAACGTCCAGAGGCAGTTGAGCAAATTGATTCTATCATCGAGGTTGCCGACGCAATTATGATTGCCCGTGGTGATTTAGGTGTAGAAATGCCTATCCATGAGGTTCCCCTGATTCAAAAGGACATCATTCGCCGTTGCAACCGAGCGGGTAAGCCAGTAATTACGGCAACGCAAATGCTAGAGTCGATGATTAGCGCCCCCGACCCCACCCGCGCAGAAGCGACTGACGTTGCCAACTCCATCCTTGATGGTACAGATGCAGTCATGTTGTCTGGGGAAACGGCTGTGGGAGAGTACCCCATCGCCGCCGTCCAGATTATGCACGATATTGCCATGACCACAGAAAAGTCTTTGCAAGAAGGCAGTAAAAATTGCTGGACACATGAAGCTGGCGGTTTGAGTGTGACTGAATCTGTTGCGGAAGCTGTCTGTCGCATAGCTTATGAAACTGGGGCAAAAGCGATTCTGTGTAATACTTCATCGGGAAGCACAGCCAAACTTGTGTCGAAATATCGTCCCAGTACACCCATTTTTGCTCTAACTCCTGATGAAACCGCCTACCATCAGTTAGCCCTCTCTTGGGGTGTAGAACCTCTACTAATTCCGCCAGTCTACAATGCGGAAGAAATGATTACGAATGTCGTTAACACCGCCGTGCGAACAGGTTTGGTGCATGAAGGTGACAAGGTAGTTATTACCTCTGGCGTGCCAATTGGTAAATCAGGCACAACTAGTTTAATTAAAGTGCATTCTATCGGACAACCGATCGCCGCCTAA
- the gap gene encoding type I glyceraldehyde-3-phosphate dehydrogenase: MAKLKVGINGFGRIGRLVLRAGLNNPNIDFVGINDLVPSDNLAYLLKYDSTHGKLKSQVEAKDDGIVIDGHFIPCVSVRNPAELPWGKLGADYVVESTGLFTDYEGAYKHLQAGAKRVVISAPTKDPERVRTLLVGVNHHLFDPSKDLIVSNASCTTNCLAPIAKVINDNFGLAEGLMTTVHAMTATQPTVDGPSKKDWRGGRGAAQNIIPSSTGAAKAVALVLPELKGKLTGMAFRVPTPDVSVVDLTFKTNKATSYKEICAAMKQAAEGSLAGILGYTDEEVVSTDFQGDSHSSIFDAGAGIELNSNFFKVVAWYDNEWGYSHRVVDLMLSMVQKEQLAAV, encoded by the coding sequence GTTGGTATCAATGGATTCGGTCGTATCGGGCGGCTTGTGCTTCGTGCAGGTCTAAATAACCCCAATATCGATTTTGTGGGTATTAACGACCTTGTACCATCCGATAACCTGGCTTATTTATTAAAATACGACTCTACTCACGGTAAGTTAAAAAGTCAGGTTGAAGCCAAAGACGATGGTATTGTCATCGACGGGCATTTTATTCCCTGTGTCTCAGTGAGAAACCCAGCAGAATTACCTTGGGGAAAACTAGGTGCTGATTACGTCGTTGAATCGACTGGGTTGTTTACAGATTATGAAGGCGCATATAAACACCTACAAGCAGGAGCAAAGCGCGTCGTCATTTCTGCCCCTACAAAAGACCCTGAGCGAGTACGTACACTGTTGGTTGGAGTTAACCACCATCTATTCGACCCCAGCAAGGATTTGATTGTTTCCAATGCTAGTTGTACCACCAACTGCCTAGCACCGATCGCTAAAGTAATCAATGACAACTTTGGTTTAGCCGAAGGCTTGATGACCACAGTTCACGCCATGACTGCTACCCAACCCACGGTAGACGGCCCCAGCAAAAAAGACTGGCGCGGTGGTAGAGGTGCAGCCCAAAATATTATTCCTTCCTCTACAGGTGCAGCCAAAGCAGTAGCGCTGGTGTTACCAGAGTTGAAAGGTAAGCTAACTGGTATGGCTTTCCGCGTACCCACTCCAGACGTTTCCGTAGTTGATTTGACCTTCAAGACCAACAAAGCCACCAGCTATAAAGAAATCTGTGCAGCAATGAAACAAGCTGCTGAAGGTTCGTTAGCAGGTATTTTAGGTTATACCGATGAAGAAGTCGTTTCTACAGACTTCCAAGGTGATAGTCATTCCAGCATCTTCGACGCAGGTGCAGGAATTGAACTCAACTCCAACTTCTTCAAGGTAGTCGCTTGGTATGACAATGAGTGGGGTTACTCCCATCGCGTGGTTGACCTAATGTTGTCAATGGTACAGAAAGAACAATTGGCTGCTGTTTAA